In Equus quagga isolate Etosha38 chromosome 14, UCLA_HA_Equagga_1.0, whole genome shotgun sequence, one DNA window encodes the following:
- the HNRNPM gene encoding heterogeneous nuclear ribonucleoprotein M isoform X3, giving the protein MAAGVEAAAEVAATEPKMEEESGAPGVPSGNGAPGPKGEGERPTQNEKRKEKNIKRGGNRFEPYANPTKRYRAFITNIPFDVKWQSLKDLVKEKVGEVTYVELLMDAEGKSRGCAVVEFKMEESMKKAAEVLNKHSLSGRPLKVKEDPDGEHARRAMQKVMATTGGMGMGPGGPGMINIPPSILNNPNIPNEIIHALQAGRLGSTVFVANLDYKVGWKKLKEVFSMAGVVVRADILEDKDGKSRGIGTVTFEQSIEAVQAISMFNGQLLFDRPMHVKMDERALPKGDFFPPERPQQLPHGLGGIGMGLGPGGQPIDANHLNKGIGMGNIGPAGMGMEGIGFGINKMGGMEGPFGGGMENMGRFGSGMNMGRINEMERGMGGGFERDFARKEMRMSRSFGEPLGRGMGGGGGSVPGIERMGPGIDRIGGAGMERMGAGLGHGMDRVGSEIERMGLVMDRMGSVERMGSGIERMGPLGLDHMASSIERMGQTMERIGSGVERMGAGMGFGLERMAAPIDRVGQTIERMGSGVERMGPAIERMGLSMERMVPAGMGAGLERMGPVMDRMATGLERMGANNLERMGLERMGANSLERMGLERMGANSLERMGPAMGPALGAGIERMGLAMGGGGGASFDRAIEMERGNFGGSFAGSFGGAGGHAPGVARKACQIFVRNLPFDFTWKMLKDKFNECGHVLYADIKMENGKSKGCGVVKFESPEVAERACRMMNGMKLSGREIDVRIDRNA; this is encoded by the exons ATGGCGGCAGGGGTCGAAGCGGCGGCCGAGGTGGCGGCGACAGAGcccaaaatggaggaggagagcgGCGCGCCCGGCGTGCCGAGCGGCAACGGGGCTCCGGGCCCGAAGGG TGAAGGAGAACGACCTACTCagaatgagaagaggaaggagaaaaacataaaaagaggaGGCAATCGCTTTGAGCCGTATGCCAATCCAACTAAGAGATACAGAGCCTTCATTACAAACATCCCTTTTGATGTGAAATGGCAGTCACTTAAAGACCTGGTTAAAGAAAAAG TTGGTGAGGTAACATACGTGGAGCTCTTAATGGACGCTGAAGGAAAGTCAAGG GGATGTGC CGTTGTTGAATTCAAGATGGAAGAGAGCATGAAAAAAGCTGCCGAAGTTCTAAACAAGCATAGTCTGAGTGGAAGACCACTGAAAGTCAAAGAA GATCCCGATGGTGAACATGCCAGGAGAGCGATGCAAAAGGTGATGGCTACGACTGGTGGGATGGGTATGGGACCAGGTGGCCCAGGAATGATTAATATCCCACCCAGTATCCTAAATAATCCTAACATCCCAAATGAGATTATCCATGCATTACAGGCTGGAAGACTTGGAAGCACAGTATTTGTAGCAAAT CTGGATTATAAAGTTGGCTGGAAGAAACTGAAGGAAGTTTTTAGTATGGCTGGTGTGGTGGTCCGAGCAGACATTCTTGAGGATAAAGATGGAAAAAGTCGTGGAATAGGCACTGTTACTTTTGAACAGTCCATTGAAGCTGTGCAAGCTATAT CTATGTTTAATGGTCAGCTGCTGTTTGATAGACCTATGCACGTGAAAATG gATGAGAGGGCCCTACCAAAGGGAGACTTTTTCCCTCCTGAGCGTCCACAGCAACTTCCCC ATGGCCTTGGTGGTATTGGCATGGGGTTAGGACCGGGAGGGCAGCCTATCGATGCCAATCACCTGAACAAAGGCATTGGAATGGGAAACATAGGACCCGCAG gaatgGGAATGGAAGGCATAGGatttggaataaataaaatgggag GCATGGAGGGACCCTTTGGTGGTGGTATGGAAAACATGGGTCGATTTGGATCTGGGATGAACATGGGCAGAATAAACG aGATGGAGCGTGGCATGGGTGGAGGATTTGAGAGAGACTTTGCCAGAAAGGAGATGAGAATGTCTCGAAGCTTTGGAGAGCCCCTTGGCAGAGGAATGG gtggaggtggaggcagtGTCCCTGGAATCGAGAGGATGGGCCCTGGCATTGACCGCATTGGGGGTGCCGGCATGGAGCGCATGGGCGCAGGCCTGGGCCACGGCATGGATCGTGTGGGCTCCGAGATCGAGCGCATGGGCCTGGTCATGGACCGCATGGGCTCAGTCGAGCGCATGGGCTCTGGCATCGAGCGCATGGGCCCACTGGGCCTCGACCACATGGCCTCCAGCATCGAGCGCATGGGCCAGACCATGGAGCGCATCGGCTCTGGCGTGGAGCGCATGGGTGCCGGCATGGGCTTTGGCCTCGAGCGCATGGCCGCCCCCATCGACCGTGTGGGCCAGACCATTGAGCGCATGGGCTCCGGTGTGGAGCGGATGGGCCCTGCCATCGAGCGCATGGGCCTGAGCATGGAGCGCATGGTGCCCGCAggcatgggggctggcctggagcGCATGGGCCCTGTGATGGATCGCATGGCCACCGGCCTGGAGCGCATGGGCGCCAACAACCTGGAGCGCATGGGCCTGGAGCGTATGGGCGCCAACAGTCTCGAGCGCATGGGCCTGGAGCGCATGGGCGCCAACAGCCTGGAGCGCATGGGTCCTGCCATGGGCCCGGCCCTGGGCGCTGGCATTGAGCGCATGGGCCTGGCCATGGGTGGCGGCGGCGGTGCCAGCTTTGACCGCGCCATCGAGATGGAGCGTGGCAACTTTGGAGGAAGCTTCGCAGGCTCCTTTGGTGGAGCGGGAGGCCATGCTCCTGGGGTGGCCAGGAAGGCTTGCCAGATATTTGTGAGGAAT CTCCCGTTTGACTTTACATGGAAAATGCTCAAGGACAAATTCAACGAGTGTG
- the HNRNPM gene encoding heterogeneous nuclear ribonucleoprotein M isoform X1, with protein MAAGVEAAAEVAATEPKMEEESGAPGVPSGNGAPGPKGEGERPTQNEKRKEKNIKRGGNRFEPYANPTKRYRAFITNIPFDVKWQSLKDLVKEKVGEVTYVELLMDAEGKSRGCAVVEFKMEESMKKAAEVLNKHSLSGRPLKVKEDPDGEHARRAMQKVMATTGGMGMGPGGPGMINIPPSILNNPNIPNEIIHALQAGRLGSTVFVANLDYKVGWKKLKEVFSMAGVVVRADILEDKDGKSRGIGTVTFEQSIEAVQAISMFNGQLLFDRPMHVKMDERALPKGDFFPPERPQQLPHGLGGIGMGLGPGGQPIDANHLNKGIGMGNIGPAGMGMEGIGFGINKMGGMEGPFGGGMENMGRFGSGMNMGRINEMERGMGGGFERDFARKEMRMSRSFGEPLGRGMEILSNALKRGEIIAKQGGGGGGGSVPGIERMGPGIDRIGGAGMERMGAGLGHGMDRVGSEIERMGLVMDRMGSVERMGSGIERMGPLGLDHMASSIERMGQTMERIGSGVERMGAGMGFGLERMAAPIDRVGQTIERMGSGVERMGPAIERMGLSMERMVPAGMGAGLERMGPVMDRMATGLERMGANNLERMGLERMGANSLERMGLERMGANSLERMGPAMGPALGAGIERMGLAMGGGGGASFDRAIEMERGNFGGSFAGSFGGAGGHAPGVARKACQIFVRNLPFDFTWKMLKDKFNECGHVLYADIKMENGKSKGCGVVKFESPEVAERACRMMNGMKLSGREIDVRIDRNA; from the exons ATGGCGGCAGGGGTCGAAGCGGCGGCCGAGGTGGCGGCGACAGAGcccaaaatggaggaggagagcgGCGCGCCCGGCGTGCCGAGCGGCAACGGGGCTCCGGGCCCGAAGGG TGAAGGAGAACGACCTACTCagaatgagaagaggaaggagaaaaacataaaaagaggaGGCAATCGCTTTGAGCCGTATGCCAATCCAACTAAGAGATACAGAGCCTTCATTACAAACATCCCTTTTGATGTGAAATGGCAGTCACTTAAAGACCTGGTTAAAGAAAAAG TTGGTGAGGTAACATACGTGGAGCTCTTAATGGACGCTGAAGGAAAGTCAAGG GGATGTGC CGTTGTTGAATTCAAGATGGAAGAGAGCATGAAAAAAGCTGCCGAAGTTCTAAACAAGCATAGTCTGAGTGGAAGACCACTGAAAGTCAAAGAA GATCCCGATGGTGAACATGCCAGGAGAGCGATGCAAAAGGTGATGGCTACGACTGGTGGGATGGGTATGGGACCAGGTGGCCCAGGAATGATTAATATCCCACCCAGTATCCTAAATAATCCTAACATCCCAAATGAGATTATCCATGCATTACAGGCTGGAAGACTTGGAAGCACAGTATTTGTAGCAAAT CTGGATTATAAAGTTGGCTGGAAGAAACTGAAGGAAGTTTTTAGTATGGCTGGTGTGGTGGTCCGAGCAGACATTCTTGAGGATAAAGATGGAAAAAGTCGTGGAATAGGCACTGTTACTTTTGAACAGTCCATTGAAGCTGTGCAAGCTATAT CTATGTTTAATGGTCAGCTGCTGTTTGATAGACCTATGCACGTGAAAATG gATGAGAGGGCCCTACCAAAGGGAGACTTTTTCCCTCCTGAGCGTCCACAGCAACTTCCCC ATGGCCTTGGTGGTATTGGCATGGGGTTAGGACCGGGAGGGCAGCCTATCGATGCCAATCACCTGAACAAAGGCATTGGAATGGGAAACATAGGACCCGCAG gaatgGGAATGGAAGGCATAGGatttggaataaataaaatgggag GCATGGAGGGACCCTTTGGTGGTGGTATGGAAAACATGGGTCGATTTGGATCTGGGATGAACATGGGCAGAATAAACG aGATGGAGCGTGGCATGGGTGGAGGATTTGAGAGAGACTTTGCCAGAAAGGAGATGAGAATGTCTCGAAGCTTTGGAGAGCCCCTTGGCAGAGGAATGG AAATCCTAAGTAATGCACTGAAGAGAGGAGAGATCATTGCAAAGCAGGGAGGAG gtggaggtggaggcagtGTCCCTGGAATCGAGAGGATGGGCCCTGGCATTGACCGCATTGGGGGTGCCGGCATGGAGCGCATGGGCGCAGGCCTGGGCCACGGCATGGATCGTGTGGGCTCCGAGATCGAGCGCATGGGCCTGGTCATGGACCGCATGGGCTCAGTCGAGCGCATGGGCTCTGGCATCGAGCGCATGGGCCCACTGGGCCTCGACCACATGGCCTCCAGCATCGAGCGCATGGGCCAGACCATGGAGCGCATCGGCTCTGGCGTGGAGCGCATGGGTGCCGGCATGGGCTTTGGCCTCGAGCGCATGGCCGCCCCCATCGACCGTGTGGGCCAGACCATTGAGCGCATGGGCTCCGGTGTGGAGCGGATGGGCCCTGCCATCGAGCGCATGGGCCTGAGCATGGAGCGCATGGTGCCCGCAggcatgggggctggcctggagcGCATGGGCCCTGTGATGGATCGCATGGCCACCGGCCTGGAGCGCATGGGCGCCAACAACCTGGAGCGCATGGGCCTGGAGCGTATGGGCGCCAACAGTCTCGAGCGCATGGGCCTGGAGCGCATGGGCGCCAACAGCCTGGAGCGCATGGGTCCTGCCATGGGCCCGGCCCTGGGCGCTGGCATTGAGCGCATGGGCCTGGCCATGGGTGGCGGCGGCGGTGCCAGCTTTGACCGCGCCATCGAGATGGAGCGTGGCAACTTTGGAGGAAGCTTCGCAGGCTCCTTTGGTGGAGCGGGAGGCCATGCTCCTGGGGTGGCCAGGAAGGCTTGCCAGATATTTGTGAGGAAT CTCCCGTTTGACTTTACATGGAAAATGCTCAAGGACAAATTCAACGAGTGTG
- the HNRNPM gene encoding heterogeneous nuclear ribonucleoprotein M isoform X10, producing MEESMKKAAEVLNKHSLSGRPLKVKEDPDGEHARRAMQKVMATTGGMGMGPGGPGMINIPPSILNNPNIPNEIIHALQAGRLGSTVFVANLDYKVGWKKLKEVFSMAGVVVRADILEDKDGKSRGIGTVTFEQSIEAVQAISMFNGQLLFDRPMHVKMDERALPKGDFFPPERPQQLPHGLGGIGMGLGPGGQPIDANHLNKGIGMGNIGPAGMGMEGIGFGINKMGGMEGPFGGGMENMGRFGSGMNMGRINEMERGMGGGFERDFARKEMRMSRSFGEPLGRGMEILSNALKRGEIIAKQGGGGGGGSVPGIERMGPGIDRIGGAGMERMGAGLGHGMDRVGSEIERMGLVMDRMGSVERMGSGIERMGPLGLDHMASSIERMGQTMERIGSGVERMGAGMGFGLERMAAPIDRVGQTIERMGSGVERMGPAIERMGLSMERMVPAGMGAGLERMGPVMDRMATGLERMGANNLERMGLERMGANSLERMGLERMGANSLERMGPAMGPALGAGIERMGLAMGGGGGASFDRAIEMERGNFGGSFAGSFGGAGGHAPGVARKACQIFVRNLPFDFTWKMLKDKFNECGHVLYADIKMENGKSKGCGVVKFESPEVAERACRMMNGMKLSGREIDVRIDRNA from the exons ATGGAAGAGAGCATGAAAAAAGCTGCCGAAGTTCTAAACAAGCATAGTCTGAGTGGAAGACCACTGAAAGTCAAAGAA GATCCCGATGGTGAACATGCCAGGAGAGCGATGCAAAAGGTGATGGCTACGACTGGTGGGATGGGTATGGGACCAGGTGGCCCAGGAATGATTAATATCCCACCCAGTATCCTAAATAATCCTAACATCCCAAATGAGATTATCCATGCATTACAGGCTGGAAGACTTGGAAGCACAGTATTTGTAGCAAAT CTGGATTATAAAGTTGGCTGGAAGAAACTGAAGGAAGTTTTTAGTATGGCTGGTGTGGTGGTCCGAGCAGACATTCTTGAGGATAAAGATGGAAAAAGTCGTGGAATAGGCACTGTTACTTTTGAACAGTCCATTGAAGCTGTGCAAGCTATAT CTATGTTTAATGGTCAGCTGCTGTTTGATAGACCTATGCACGTGAAAATG gATGAGAGGGCCCTACCAAAGGGAGACTTTTTCCCTCCTGAGCGTCCACAGCAACTTCCCC ATGGCCTTGGTGGTATTGGCATGGGGTTAGGACCGGGAGGGCAGCCTATCGATGCCAATCACCTGAACAAAGGCATTGGAATGGGAAACATAGGACCCGCAG gaatgGGAATGGAAGGCATAGGatttggaataaataaaatgggag GCATGGAGGGACCCTTTGGTGGTGGTATGGAAAACATGGGTCGATTTGGATCTGGGATGAACATGGGCAGAATAAACG aGATGGAGCGTGGCATGGGTGGAGGATTTGAGAGAGACTTTGCCAGAAAGGAGATGAGAATGTCTCGAAGCTTTGGAGAGCCCCTTGGCAGAGGAATGG AAATCCTAAGTAATGCACTGAAGAGAGGAGAGATCATTGCAAAGCAGGGAGGAG gtggaggtggaggcagtGTCCCTGGAATCGAGAGGATGGGCCCTGGCATTGACCGCATTGGGGGTGCCGGCATGGAGCGCATGGGCGCAGGCCTGGGCCACGGCATGGATCGTGTGGGCTCCGAGATCGAGCGCATGGGCCTGGTCATGGACCGCATGGGCTCAGTCGAGCGCATGGGCTCTGGCATCGAGCGCATGGGCCCACTGGGCCTCGACCACATGGCCTCCAGCATCGAGCGCATGGGCCAGACCATGGAGCGCATCGGCTCTGGCGTGGAGCGCATGGGTGCCGGCATGGGCTTTGGCCTCGAGCGCATGGCCGCCCCCATCGACCGTGTGGGCCAGACCATTGAGCGCATGGGCTCCGGTGTGGAGCGGATGGGCCCTGCCATCGAGCGCATGGGCCTGAGCATGGAGCGCATGGTGCCCGCAggcatgggggctggcctggagcGCATGGGCCCTGTGATGGATCGCATGGCCACCGGCCTGGAGCGCATGGGCGCCAACAACCTGGAGCGCATGGGCCTGGAGCGTATGGGCGCCAACAGTCTCGAGCGCATGGGCCTGGAGCGCATGGGCGCCAACAGCCTGGAGCGCATGGGTCCTGCCATGGGCCCGGCCCTGGGCGCTGGCATTGAGCGCATGGGCCTGGCCATGGGTGGCGGCGGCGGTGCCAGCTTTGACCGCGCCATCGAGATGGAGCGTGGCAACTTTGGAGGAAGCTTCGCAGGCTCCTTTGGTGGAGCGGGAGGCCATGCTCCTGGGGTGGCCAGGAAGGCTTGCCAGATATTTGTGAGGAAT CTCCCGTTTGACTTTACATGGAAAATGCTCAAGGACAAATTCAACGAGTGTG
- the HNRNPM gene encoding heterogeneous nuclear ribonucleoprotein M isoform X11 — protein sequence MAAGVEAAAEVAATEPKMEEESGAPGVPSGNGAPGPKGEGERPTQNEKRKEKNIKRGGNRFEPYANPTKRYRAFITNIPFDVKWQSLKDLVKEKVGEVTYVELLMDAEGKSRGCAVVEFKMEESMKKAAEVLNKHSLSGRPLKVKEDPDGEHARRAMQKVMATTGGMGMGPGGPGMINIPPSILNNPNIPNEIIHALQAGRLGSTVFVANLDYKVGWKKLKEVFSMAGVVVRADILEDKDGKSRGIGTVTFEQSIEAVQAISMFNGQLLFDRPMHVKMDERALPKGDFFPPERPQQLPRGGGGSVPGIERMGPGIDRIGGAGMERMGAGLGHGMDRVGSEIERMGLVMDRMGSVERMGSGIERMGPLGLDHMASSIERMGQTMERIGSGVERMGAGMGFGLERMAAPIDRVGQTIERMGSGVERMGPAIERMGLSMERMVPAGMGAGLERMGPVMDRMATGLERMGANNLERMGLERMGANSLERMGLERMGANSLERMGPAMGPALGAGIERMGLAMGGGGGASFDRAIEMERGNFGGSFAGSFGGAGGHAPGVARKACQIFVRNLPFDFTWKMLKDKFNECGHVLYADIKMENGKSKGCGVVKFESPEVAERACRMMNGMKLSGREIDVRIDRNA from the exons ATGGCGGCAGGGGTCGAAGCGGCGGCCGAGGTGGCGGCGACAGAGcccaaaatggaggaggagagcgGCGCGCCCGGCGTGCCGAGCGGCAACGGGGCTCCGGGCCCGAAGGG TGAAGGAGAACGACCTACTCagaatgagaagaggaaggagaaaaacataaaaagaggaGGCAATCGCTTTGAGCCGTATGCCAATCCAACTAAGAGATACAGAGCCTTCATTACAAACATCCCTTTTGATGTGAAATGGCAGTCACTTAAAGACCTGGTTAAAGAAAAAG TTGGTGAGGTAACATACGTGGAGCTCTTAATGGACGCTGAAGGAAAGTCAAGG GGATGTGC CGTTGTTGAATTCAAGATGGAAGAGAGCATGAAAAAAGCTGCCGAAGTTCTAAACAAGCATAGTCTGAGTGGAAGACCACTGAAAGTCAAAGAA GATCCCGATGGTGAACATGCCAGGAGAGCGATGCAAAAGGTGATGGCTACGACTGGTGGGATGGGTATGGGACCAGGTGGCCCAGGAATGATTAATATCCCACCCAGTATCCTAAATAATCCTAACATCCCAAATGAGATTATCCATGCATTACAGGCTGGAAGACTTGGAAGCACAGTATTTGTAGCAAAT CTGGATTATAAAGTTGGCTGGAAGAAACTGAAGGAAGTTTTTAGTATGGCTGGTGTGGTGGTCCGAGCAGACATTCTTGAGGATAAAGATGGAAAAAGTCGTGGAATAGGCACTGTTACTTTTGAACAGTCCATTGAAGCTGTGCAAGCTATAT CTATGTTTAATGGTCAGCTGCTGTTTGATAGACCTATGCACGTGAAAATG gATGAGAGGGCCCTACCAAAGGGAGACTTTTTCCCTCCTGAGCGTCCACAGCAACTTCCCC gtggaggtggaggcagtGTCCCTGGAATCGAGAGGATGGGCCCTGGCATTGACCGCATTGGGGGTGCCGGCATGGAGCGCATGGGCGCAGGCCTGGGCCACGGCATGGATCGTGTGGGCTCCGAGATCGAGCGCATGGGCCTGGTCATGGACCGCATGGGCTCAGTCGAGCGCATGGGCTCTGGCATCGAGCGCATGGGCCCACTGGGCCTCGACCACATGGCCTCCAGCATCGAGCGCATGGGCCAGACCATGGAGCGCATCGGCTCTGGCGTGGAGCGCATGGGTGCCGGCATGGGCTTTGGCCTCGAGCGCATGGCCGCCCCCATCGACCGTGTGGGCCAGACCATTGAGCGCATGGGCTCCGGTGTGGAGCGGATGGGCCCTGCCATCGAGCGCATGGGCCTGAGCATGGAGCGCATGGTGCCCGCAggcatgggggctggcctggagcGCATGGGCCCTGTGATGGATCGCATGGCCACCGGCCTGGAGCGCATGGGCGCCAACAACCTGGAGCGCATGGGCCTGGAGCGTATGGGCGCCAACAGTCTCGAGCGCATGGGCCTGGAGCGCATGGGCGCCAACAGCCTGGAGCGCATGGGTCCTGCCATGGGCCCGGCCCTGGGCGCTGGCATTGAGCGCATGGGCCTGGCCATGGGTGGCGGCGGCGGTGCCAGCTTTGACCGCGCCATCGAGATGGAGCGTGGCAACTTTGGAGGAAGCTTCGCAGGCTCCTTTGGTGGAGCGGGAGGCCATGCTCCTGGGGTGGCCAGGAAGGCTTGCCAGATATTTGTGAGGAAT CTCCCGTTTGACTTTACATGGAAAATGCTCAAGGACAAATTCAACGAGTGTG
- the HNRNPM gene encoding heterogeneous nuclear ribonucleoprotein M isoform X4 yields MAAGVEAAAEVAATEPKMEEESGAPGVPSGNGAPGPKGEGERPTQNEKRKEKNIKRGGNRFEPYANPTKRYRAFITNIPFDVKWQSLKDLVKEKVGEVTYVELLMDAEGKSRGCAVVEFKMEESMKKAAEVLNKHSLSGRPLKVKEDPDGEHARRAMQKVMATTGGMGMGPGGPGMINIPPSILNNPNIPNEIIHALQAGRLGSTVFVANLDYKVGWKKLKEVFSMAGVVVRADILEDKDGKSRGIGTVTFEQSIEAVQAISMFNGQLLFDRPMHVKMDERALPKGDFFPPERPQQLPHGLGGIGMGLGPGGQPIDANHLNKGIGMGNIGPAGMGMEGIGFGINKMGGMEGPFGGGMENMGRFGSGMNMGRINEILSNALKRGEIIAKQGGGGGGGSVPGIERMGPGIDRIGGAGMERMGAGLGHGMDRVGSEIERMGLVMDRMGSVERMGSGIERMGPLGLDHMASSIERMGQTMERIGSGVERMGAGMGFGLERMAAPIDRVGQTIERMGSGVERMGPAIERMGLSMERMVPAGMGAGLERMGPVMDRMATGLERMGANNLERMGLERMGANSLERMGLERMGANSLERMGPAMGPALGAGIERMGLAMGGGGGASFDRAIEMERGNFGGSFAGSFGGAGGHAPGVARKACQIFVRNLPFDFTWKMLKDKFNECGHVLYADIKMENGKSKGCGVVKFESPEVAERACRMMNGMKLSGREIDVRIDRNA; encoded by the exons ATGGCGGCAGGGGTCGAAGCGGCGGCCGAGGTGGCGGCGACAGAGcccaaaatggaggaggagagcgGCGCGCCCGGCGTGCCGAGCGGCAACGGGGCTCCGGGCCCGAAGGG TGAAGGAGAACGACCTACTCagaatgagaagaggaaggagaaaaacataaaaagaggaGGCAATCGCTTTGAGCCGTATGCCAATCCAACTAAGAGATACAGAGCCTTCATTACAAACATCCCTTTTGATGTGAAATGGCAGTCACTTAAAGACCTGGTTAAAGAAAAAG TTGGTGAGGTAACATACGTGGAGCTCTTAATGGACGCTGAAGGAAAGTCAAGG GGATGTGC CGTTGTTGAATTCAAGATGGAAGAGAGCATGAAAAAAGCTGCCGAAGTTCTAAACAAGCATAGTCTGAGTGGAAGACCACTGAAAGTCAAAGAA GATCCCGATGGTGAACATGCCAGGAGAGCGATGCAAAAGGTGATGGCTACGACTGGTGGGATGGGTATGGGACCAGGTGGCCCAGGAATGATTAATATCCCACCCAGTATCCTAAATAATCCTAACATCCCAAATGAGATTATCCATGCATTACAGGCTGGAAGACTTGGAAGCACAGTATTTGTAGCAAAT CTGGATTATAAAGTTGGCTGGAAGAAACTGAAGGAAGTTTTTAGTATGGCTGGTGTGGTGGTCCGAGCAGACATTCTTGAGGATAAAGATGGAAAAAGTCGTGGAATAGGCACTGTTACTTTTGAACAGTCCATTGAAGCTGTGCAAGCTATAT CTATGTTTAATGGTCAGCTGCTGTTTGATAGACCTATGCACGTGAAAATG gATGAGAGGGCCCTACCAAAGGGAGACTTTTTCCCTCCTGAGCGTCCACAGCAACTTCCCC ATGGCCTTGGTGGTATTGGCATGGGGTTAGGACCGGGAGGGCAGCCTATCGATGCCAATCACCTGAACAAAGGCATTGGAATGGGAAACATAGGACCCGCAG gaatgGGAATGGAAGGCATAGGatttggaataaataaaatgggag GCATGGAGGGACCCTTTGGTGGTGGTATGGAAAACATGGGTCGATTTGGATCTGGGATGAACATGGGCAGAATAAACG AAATCCTAAGTAATGCACTGAAGAGAGGAGAGATCATTGCAAAGCAGGGAGGAG gtggaggtggaggcagtGTCCCTGGAATCGAGAGGATGGGCCCTGGCATTGACCGCATTGGGGGTGCCGGCATGGAGCGCATGGGCGCAGGCCTGGGCCACGGCATGGATCGTGTGGGCTCCGAGATCGAGCGCATGGGCCTGGTCATGGACCGCATGGGCTCAGTCGAGCGCATGGGCTCTGGCATCGAGCGCATGGGCCCACTGGGCCTCGACCACATGGCCTCCAGCATCGAGCGCATGGGCCAGACCATGGAGCGCATCGGCTCTGGCGTGGAGCGCATGGGTGCCGGCATGGGCTTTGGCCTCGAGCGCATGGCCGCCCCCATCGACCGTGTGGGCCAGACCATTGAGCGCATGGGCTCCGGTGTGGAGCGGATGGGCCCTGCCATCGAGCGCATGGGCCTGAGCATGGAGCGCATGGTGCCCGCAggcatgggggctggcctggagcGCATGGGCCCTGTGATGGATCGCATGGCCACCGGCCTGGAGCGCATGGGCGCCAACAACCTGGAGCGCATGGGCCTGGAGCGTATGGGCGCCAACAGTCTCGAGCGCATGGGCCTGGAGCGCATGGGCGCCAACAGCCTGGAGCGCATGGGTCCTGCCATGGGCCCGGCCCTGGGCGCTGGCATTGAGCGCATGGGCCTGGCCATGGGTGGCGGCGGCGGTGCCAGCTTTGACCGCGCCATCGAGATGGAGCGTGGCAACTTTGGAGGAAGCTTCGCAGGCTCCTTTGGTGGAGCGGGAGGCCATGCTCCTGGGGTGGCCAGGAAGGCTTGCCAGATATTTGTGAGGAAT CTCCCGTTTGACTTTACATGGAAAATGCTCAAGGACAAATTCAACGAGTGTG